A window of Nocardioidaceae bacterium genomic DNA:
GGCGACCTCGCTGACCCGCACCGGCTGACCGCACAGCTCGAGGCGCAGCGTCTCGGTGACGACCTTCACGGCGTGCTTGGCGGCGGTGTAGCCGGCGCCGCCCTCGTACGCGACCCGCCCTGCGGTGGAGCCGACGTTGACGATCAGCCCGTCCCCCGAGGCGACCAGGGCGGACAGCAGGGCGCGGGTGACACGCACGAGGCCGAGCACGTTCACCTCGTACATCCACTGCCAGTCGTCGAGGTCGGCCTGCGCCACCGGGTCCAGGCCGCGTGCCCCACCGGCGTTGTTGACCAGCACGGAGAGCTCGTCACCGACCTCGGCTGCCAGTGCCACGACGTCGTCGTCCGAGGTGATGTCGCACGCGAGGGCAACGCCGCCGATGTCGGCGGCGAGCGCCTCGATGCGCTCGGTGCGGCGGGCCACGCAGATCACGCGGAACCCCGCGGACGCCAGCGCCCGGGCCGAGGCCTCACCGATGCCGGACGAGGCTCCGGTGACCACTGCTGTCCGTCCATCGATCTCCGCGCGCTCCATGGCTGCACGCTAGCCCCGGCCCCACCCCGGTGCGGATCTCAGCCCTGTGGATGAGGCCGGCCGCTGACCGGTGCCGGGCCCGACACTGGTCGCGTGGACGTCGTCGATGCGCTCTACCGCCTCGGTGGGGTGGCCAGTCACCGTGCGCTGATCGCGGCGACCTCACGTGGTCACGTGCGGGCAGCCGCCGAAGCCGGACGTATCGACCGCCTGGGTCGCGGCATCTACGCACTCCCCGGTCGTGACGACGTGTTCGCCCACGCGGCCCGACTGCACGGGGTGGCGTCCGCGGCGTCCGCGGCCACGGCTCTCGGTTGGCCGACCTGAGAGCCCTCACGGAGGCCGACAGTGACCGTTCCCTCCAAGCGCAACGTCGACCCGCGCCGGCGGCAAGGGGTGAACGTGATCTGGCAGGACGTCGAGGCGCACGGACTTGCCACGACACCGCTCCAGACCGTGCTCGACTGCGCGTCCCGCCTACCTCTCCACGAGGCGCTGGCCATCGCCGACTCAGCGCTTCGTGCGGGCGCCGTGGGAGAGCACGAACTCATCGAGGCTGCCTCCGGTCTCGGCAAGTCATGGCGGCGCCGTGCGCTCGAGGTTGTGAGAGCAGCCAGTCCGCTCGCGGACAATCCCTTCGAGTCGGTGGTGCGAGCCCACGCGATGGAAGTACCAGGGCTGCACCTGGTGCCGCAGGTGTTCATCCCCGGATACGGTCGAGCAGATCTCGCCGACGTCGATACGGCTCTGATCGTCGAGTGCGACAGCTTCGGATTCCACAGCTCCCGCGGCTCGCTGCTCAACGACATCGAGCGCTACAACCGGGCCGCCGGCCTGGCGCTCACTCTCGTGCGATTCGGCTACGAGCATGCGCACCAACCCGCCTACATCCAGGCGACTCTGGCCGGGGCACTGCATCCGGAACCACAAGAACAGGTGCGATCACGCCGAGAGGCCGCCTGACGCGGCATCCGGCCGATCGCACCTGTCCTTGTGGTTCGTGCTCCCGATGAGGAGGTCAGGCGCGCTTGGCCCGCGCCGCCGCGCGCCCGCGCTCGTTGGCGTCCAGGTGCACCTTGCGGATGCGCACCGCGTCGGGGGTGACCTCGACGCACTCGTCCTCGCGGCAGAACTCCAGGCACTGCTCCAGCGACAGCTTCTTCGGCGGGATCAGCTTCTCGAAGTTGTCGGAGGTGGAGGAGCGCACGTTGGTCTGCTTCTTCTCCTTGGTGATGTTGACGTCCATGTCGTCCTCACGGGAGTTCTCGCCGACGATCATGCCCTCGTAGACCTCGGTGGTCGGCTCGACGAACATGATGCCCCGCTCCTGCAGGTTGGTCATCGCGTACGCCGTGGCGGCACCCGCCCTGTCGGCCACCAGCGAGCCGTTGTGGCGGGAGCGGATCTCGCCGGCCCACGGCTCGTAGGACTCGAAGACGTGGTTGGCGATGCCGGTGCCGCGGGTCTCGGTGAGGAACTCGGTGCGGAACCCGATCAGTCCGCGAGCAGGCACCAGGAACTCCATGCGCACCCACCCGGTGCCGTGGTTCGTCATCTGCTCCATGCGGCCCTTGCGCACCGCCAGCAGCTGGGTGATCGCACCGAGATACTCCTCGGGGGCGTCGATCGTCAGCCGCTCCACGGGCTCGTGGCGCTTGCCGTCGATCTCCCGGATGACCACCTGCGGCTTGCCGACGGTGAGCTCGTAGCCCTCGCGCCGCATCTGCTCGACGAGGATGGCCAGCGCCAGCTCGCCGCGGCCCTGCACCTCCCACGCGTCGGGCCGCTCGGTCGGCAGGATCTTCAACGACACGTTGCCGACGAGCTCGGCGTCGAGCCGGTCCTTGACCAGCCGCGCGGTGACCTTGGTGTTCTTCGTCGGTCCGCGTCCCGCCAGCGGCGAGTTGTTGGTGCCGATCGTCATCGAGATGGCCGGCTCGTCGACGGTGATGAGCGGGAGCGCCACCGGGTTCTCCGGGTCGGCCAGCGTCTCGCCGATCATGATGTCGGGGATGCCCGCGATCGCGACGATGTCGCCGGGACCGGCCGACGTGCCGGGCTTGCGCTCCAGTGCCTCGGTCACCAGGAGCTCGGTGACGCGGACGTTCTGCGAGGAGCCGTCGCGCTTCATCCACGCGACCTGCTGCCCCTTCTTCAGGGTGCCCTCCTTCACCCGCACCAGCGCGAGCCGGCCGAGGAAGGGGGAGGCGTCCAGGTTCGTCACGTGGGCCTGCAGCGGCGCACCCTCGTGGTGGACCGGCGCGGGGATCGTCCCGAGGATCGTCGAGAACAGCGGCTCGAGGTCGGGGGAGTCCGGCAGGCCACCGTCCTCAGGCTGCTCGGTCGAGGCGCGCCCGGCCTTGGCGGAGGCGTACACCACCGGGAAGTCCAGCGCGTCCTGGTCGTGGCTGTCGTCGAGCAGGTCCATGAACAGCTCGTACGTCTCGTCGACGACCTCGCTGATGCGCGCGTCGGAGCGGTCGACCTTGTTGACGACGAGCACCACGGGCATCTTCGCGTTCAGCGCCTTGCGCAGCACGAAGCGCGTCTGCGGCAGGGGGCCCTCGGAAGCGTCGACGAGCAGCACGATGCCGTCCACCATCGAGAGGCCGCGCTCGACCTCGCCGCCGAAGTCGGCGTGGCCGGGGGTGTCGATGATGTTGATCGTCATCGGCTCACCGCCGGCGGCCGGACCGGCGTAGCGCACGGCGGTGTTCTTCGCGAGGATCGTGATGCCCTTCTCGCGCTCGAGGTCGCCGGAGTCCATGACCCGCTCGGCGACCCCCTCGGCCTGGTGCTCGGTGAAGGCGCCCGCCTGGTGGAGCATCGCGTCGACGAGAGTCGTCTTGCCGTGGTCGACGTGGGCGACGATCGCGACGTTGCGCAGGTCGGTGCGGGTGGTGGTCTCGGACACGACAGAACCAATCGAGAAGAGGATGAGTCAGCGGACCGGCCGGTCCAGAGGCGGGCGCCGACGCTCGTCGGGCCGCCGCGACCTGGGGAGTCTACGTGGGTGCGGGCCCGTACCCTGTCTCGGTGCCCTTCTCCGTCCTGGTGGTCTGCCTGGCGAACGTGTGCCGCTCCCCGCTCGGCGAGCGCCTGCTGACGCACCGTCTGGCCGAGCGCGACGTCGCGGACGCGTACGCCGTGCGCTCCGCGGGCGTCCGCGCGCTCGAGGGCAGGGCGATGTCGCCCCAGTCCGCGGTCGAGCTGGAGGCCCGCGGCGGCAGCGCCGACGACTTCACCGCCACCCAGCTCGGGAGGGAGCACAAGGGCAGCGACCTGGTGCTGGTGGCGACGCGCGAGCTGCGCAGCAAGGTGCTGGAGTCCTTCCCCGGGCTGATGAAGCGCACCTTCACGATCCGCGAGATCGCCGCCGTGCTCGCGCACCTGGCCGACCAGGCGCCCGAGCAGCTCGCCGCCGCGCAGAGCCCGGCTGACCTCGTACGCCTCGCCGCCGCCCACCGCACCGCTGTGACCCTCGGCGAGGAGGCCGACGTGCCCGACCCGATCGGCCGCTCCGACGAGGTGTACGCCGAGGTGGCCGCCCTCCTCGACACCGCCCTGACCGGGCTCGCCGACGAGCTGGCCCGTGTCGCTGTGCCCTCTCCGACCTCTCCTGCCGACGCGGCACGCGCGGCCTCCCCGAGCGCCGGCTGATGGCGACACGCAGGGGCCGCGCGCGCGGCCCCCTGACGGTCCTGGCCGCCATCGCGGCGCTGGCGCTCGTGGTCTGGTTCGCCGACGGCTTCGGCATCCGACCCGACGACGGGGCGGAGACCCGCAGCGGGTTCGACCGCACCGGCATCAACCAGCCGCAGCCCAAGCGCGAGGTGCCGCAGGTCGCGCTCGGCCAGGCCGACGCGGACGCCCCGAACATGCTCGTGGTGATGACCGACGACATGCGCTACGACGACCTGCGCTACATGCCGTTCACGCAGCGGTTCTTCGACCGCGCGGGCATCACCTTCGTCAACTCCTTCAGCCCCTTCCCGTGGTGCTGCCCGGCGCGGGCGTCGTTCATCTCCGGCCAGCTCGCCCAGAACCACGGTGTGCTGACCTCGAACGGCGACTTCGGCTTCGGCGTCTTCGACGACTCCCGCACCATCGCCACCGCGCTGCGCGAGGCGGGCTACAACAACGCGTTCGTCGGGCGCTACCTCAACGGCTACGGCAAGCAGCCCTCGTTCGTCACCGGCGGAAACTCCGCGCGCTACGTGCCCGCGGGCTGGGACCAGTGGCGGGCGATGCCGGGCCTGAACCTCGCGGGGGCGGACCCGCTGGCGGGTGGGCCGTTCCAGTACTTCGACACCACCCTCAACGTCGACGGCGAGCTGCGGCCGCACCCGCGGGAGTACCAGACCAACCTCCTCGGCACCGAGACCCGCGGGATCCTCGAGCGCTACTCCCGCGAGGCGCAGCCGTGGTTCACGGTGCTCGCGCCCTCGGCGCCGCACTGGGGTCTGCCGTACTGCGAGAAGGACGACCCCTGCGGCATCCTCAACGCCGACGGGCAGAAGCAGATCTTCCTCACCCCCGCCCGCCCCGGCTTCATCCGC
This region includes:
- a CDS encoding SDR family NAD(P)-dependent oxidoreductase; translated protein: MERAEIDGRTAVVTGASSGIGEASARALASAGFRVICVARRTERIEALAADIGGVALACDITSDDDVVALAAEVGDELSVLVNNAGGARGLDPVAQADLDDWQWMYEVNVLGLVRVTRALLSALVASGDGLIVNVGSTAGRVAYEGGAGYTAAKHAVKVVTETLRLELCGQPVRVSEVAPGMVETEEFSLNRFDGDADKAAGVYAGVPDPLVAPDVADAVAWIATRPAHVNIDELVIKPRAQAAQHKVHRVGQ
- the typA gene encoding translational GTPase TypA, translating into MSETTTRTDLRNVAIVAHVDHGKTTLVDAMLHQAGAFTEHQAEGVAERVMDSGDLEREKGITILAKNTAVRYAGPAAGGEPMTINIIDTPGHADFGGEVERGLSMVDGIVLLVDASEGPLPQTRFVLRKALNAKMPVVLVVNKVDRSDARISEVVDETYELFMDLLDDSHDQDALDFPVVYASAKAGRASTEQPEDGGLPDSPDLEPLFSTILGTIPAPVHHEGAPLQAHVTNLDASPFLGRLALVRVKEGTLKKGQQVAWMKRDGSSQNVRVTELLVTEALERKPGTSAGPGDIVAIAGIPDIMIGETLADPENPVALPLITVDEPAISMTIGTNNSPLAGRGPTKNTKVTARLVKDRLDAELVGNVSLKILPTERPDAWEVQGRGELALAILVEQMRREGYELTVGKPQVVIREIDGKRHEPVERLTIDAPEEYLGAITQLLAVRKGRMEQMTNHGTGWVRMEFLVPARGLIGFRTEFLTETRGTGIANHVFESYEPWAGEIRSRHNGSLVADRAGAATAYAMTNLQERGIMFVEPTTEVYEGMIVGENSREDDMDVNITKEKKQTNVRSSTSDNFEKLIPPKKLSLEQCLEFCREDECVEVTPDAVRIRKVHLDANERGRAAARAKRA